From the Pungitius pungitius chromosome 6, fPunPun2.1, whole genome shotgun sequence genome, one window contains:
- the wnt7bb gene encoding protein Wnt-7b, which produces MIESKHGSREAAFTYAITAAGVAHAITAACSQGNLSQCGCDREKQGFYNQEEGWKWGGCSADIKYGIEFSRRFVDAREIKKTPRRLMNLHNNAAGRKVLEDRMKQECKCHGVSGSCTTKTCWTTLPKFREIGYVLKDKYNEAVHVEVVRASRLRQPTHLKVKQTQGYRKPMEADLVYIERSPNYCEEDTATGSVGTQGRLCNRTSPHTDGCDLMCCGRGYNTHQYTKVWQCNCKFQWCCFVKCNTCSERTEVFTCK; this is translated from the exons ATGATCGAATCGAAGCACG GCAGTCGGGAAGCGGCGTTCACCTACGCCATCACGGCGGCGGGGGTGGCCCACGCCATCACGGCGGCGTGCAGCCAGGGCAACCTGAGCCAGTGCGGCTGTGACCGGGAGAAGCAGGGCTTTTACAACCAGGAGGAAGGCTGGAAGTGGGGAGGCTGCTCGGCGGACATCAAGTACGGCATCGAGTTCTCCCGCCGCTTCGTGGATGCCCGGGAGATTAAAAAGACTCCCCGGCGCCTGATGAACTTGCACAACAATGCGGCGGGGAGAAAG GTACTAGAAgacagaatgaagcaggagtgCAAGTGCCACGGCGTCTCGGGCTCCTGCACCACCAAGACCTGCTGGACGACCCTCCCCAAGTTCCGAGAGATCGGCTACGTGCTCAAGGACAAGTACAACGAAGCCGTGCACGTGGAGGTGGTGCGGGCCAGCCGCCTGCGCCAGCCCACCCACCTCAAGGTGAAGCAGACTCAGGGCTACCGCAAGCCCATGGAGGCGGACCTGGTCTACATCGAGAGGTCGCCCAACTACTGCGAGGAGGACACAGCCACGGGGAGCGTGGGCACCCAGGGGCGCCTGTGCAACCGCACCTCGCCGCACACGGACGGCTGCGACCTGATGTGCTGCGGGCGGGGCTACAACACGCACCAGTACACCAAAGTGTGGCAGTGCAACTGCAAGTTCCAGTGGTGCTGCTTCGTCAAGTGCAACACGTGCAGCGAGCGGACGGAGGTGTTTACCTGCAAATAA